In one Tachysurus fulvidraco isolate hzauxx_2018 chromosome 16, HZAU_PFXX_2.0, whole genome shotgun sequence genomic region, the following are encoded:
- the zar1 gene encoding zygote arrest protein 1, translating to MQCVRRLSGNNNNINNNNNRKMATYSDESLESYVYSSYNPYSYRCPKPKSWRQKSYLSAYGDGEGYFNNYHRAQLKSILSQINPNLTPRLRKANTKDVGVQVNPKADASVQCSLGPRTLAARRRDAVRRRAPDGQSPSSPVSPGVRFPRTQAVYSPIATRGLAAFLHDQDDDDDDDDDDEKKQKREGKAEDAESTDKPEEEVVEGKEANKPKSKTTLSPGKNDDESEQLKEEEDDDDGDKIENEKSLQEDSKSKGRVRFQFLEQKYGYYHCRDCNLRWESAYVWCVQGTNKVYFKQFCRTCQKSFNPYRVEDITCQTCKKARCTCPETARHVDPKRPHRQDLCGRCKGKRLSCDSTFSFKYII from the exons ATGCAGTGCGTCAGGCGGCTAAGCggaaataacaataatattaataataataataacagaaaaatggCTACGTACAGCGACGAATCACTCGAGAGCTACGTTTACTCCTCGTACAACCCTTACTCGTACAGATGCCCGAAGCCTAAGAGCTGGAGACAGAAGAGCTACCTGAGCGCGTATGGAGACGGTGAGGGTTATTTTAACAACTACCACCGCGCGCAGCTCAAATCCATCCTGTCGCAGATCAACCCGAACCTCACACCGCGCCTGCGCAAAGCCAACACTAAAGACGTAGGCGTACAGGTGAACCCGAAAGCCGACGCCTCGGTGCAATGCTCGCTTGGACCGCGCACTTTGGCTGCACGCCGGCGGGACGCAGTGCGCAGGCGCGCACCGGATGGTCAGAGTCCCAGCAGCCCGGTGAGTCCCGGTGTTCGGTTCCCGCGCACGCAGGCCGTGTATTCCCCGATCGCCACGCGGGGTCTCGCGGCTTTCCTGCACGaccaagatgatgatgatgatgacgacgacgatgatgagaAGAAGCAGAAGCGTGAAGGAAAGGCAGAAGATGCCGAGAGCACAGACAAGCCCGAGGAAGAGGTTGTGGAGGGTAAAGaagcaaacaaaccaaaatcCAAGACAACGCTTAGTCCCGGGAAAAACGATGATGAAAGCGAACAGCtaaaagaggaggaagatgatgatgatggtgataagaTTGAGAATGAGAAAAGCCTTCAGGAGGACTCCAAGTCCAAGGGGAGAGTGCGCTTCCAG TTTTTGGAGCAGAAGTATGGCTACTACCACTGCAGAGACTGCAACCTTCGCTGGGAGAGTGCCTACGTGTGGTGTGTTCAGGGCACAAACAAG GTCTATTTCAAGCAGTTCTGCAGAACGTGCCAGAAATCTTTCAACCCATACCGGGTAGAGGACATAACCTGCCAG ACCTGCAAGAAGGCGCGCTGTACATGTCCAGAGACAGCACGCCATGTGGATCCTAAGCGGCCGCACCGACAAGACCTGTGCGGTCGCTGCAAAGGCAAGCGGCTCTCCTGCGACAGCACGTTCAGTTTTAAGTACATCATATAA